A part of Mustela erminea isolate mMusErm1 chromosome 9, mMusErm1.Pri, whole genome shotgun sequence genomic DNA contains:
- the RIN1 gene encoding ras and Rab interactor 1 isoform X1, producing the protein MESPGEPGAGPLGAPSLSNFAPGRPEREKPAEDPPYDVPGAGGRPAGGPQRPGRSVSLRERLLLTRPVWLQLRANAAAALHVLRTEPPGTFLVRKSNTRGCQALCVRLPEASGPSFVSSHYIQESPEGVSLEGSELMFPDLVQLICAYCHSRDILLLPLQLPRAICQAATHKELEAISHLGIEFWSSSLNTKAQLGPSEGQLLPRLKPRSPQELDQGTGAALCFFNPLFPGDLGPTKREKFKRSFKVRVSTETSSPLSPPAVPPPPVPVLPGAAPSQTESVPPHQLLQRESSVGYRVPGGPRPSLPPLPSLQEVDCGSPSSSEEEGAPGSQGSPATSPGLGRRRPLLRSMSAAFCSLLAPERQVGRAAAALVQDRHTAVGQLVQDLLTQVRAGPAPRELQGVREALSRARAMLSAELGPEKLLPPERLEHTLEKSLHRSVLKPLRPILAARLRRRLSANGSLGRLAEGLRLARAQGSGAFGAHVSLPSPAEVEQVRHKLLQLLRAYSPSAQVKRLLQACKLLYTALRTEAGEAAGADEFLPLLSLVLAQCDLPELLLEAEYMSELLEPTLLTGEGGYYLTSLSASLALLSGLDQAHSAPLSPSQELQRSLSLWEQRRLPATHSLQCLLRVAHQDPSSGCTSKTLAVPPGASIATLNQLCATKFRVTQPDTFGLFLYKEQGYHRLPPGALAHRLPATSYLVYRRAERPETQGASPGATLEFGSGEPEAGGRELEKGGQGDGDIGVEAGPRDSQGESDTSAERAKAGMGQARGAPAQPGGPEAAGSQAAEE; encoded by the exons ATGGAAAGCCCCGGGGAGCCAGGAGCTGGGCCTCTCGGAGCCCCCAGCCTGTCCAACTTCGCACCTGGGCGCCCGGAGAGAGAAAA GCCCGCGGAGGACCCCCCCTACGACGTGCCTGGAGCCGGCGGGCGGCCGGCGGGCGGGCCCCAGCGGCCGGGGCGCAGCGTGAGCCTGCGGGAGCGCCTGCTGCTCACGCGGCCGGTGTGGCTGCAGCTGCGGGCCAACGCCGCGGCCGCGCTGCACGTGCTGaggactgagccccccggg ACGTTTCTGGTGCGGAAATCCAACACTCGCGGGTGCCAAGCCCTGTGCGTGCGGCTGCCCGAAGCCAGCGGCCCCTCCTTTGTCTCCAGCCACTACATCCAGGAGAGCCCTGAGG GCGTCTCCTTGGAGGGCTCAGAGCTCATGTTCCCAGACCTGGTCCAGCTCATCTGCGCCTACTGCCACAGCCG ggaCATCCTCCTCCTCCCGCTCCAGCTCCCCAGAGCCATCTGCCAGGCAGCCACCCACAAGGAACTGGAAGCCATCTCCCATCTGGGCATTG AGTTCTGGAGCTCCTCCCTCAACACCAAGGCCCAGCTGGGCCCGTCTGAAGGCCAGCTGCTGCCCCGGCTGAAGCCCCGGTCCCCACAAGAGCTGGACCAGGGCACAGGAGCCGCCCTGTGCTTCTTCAATCCCCTGTTCCCAGGGGACCTGGGCCCCACCAAGCGGGAAAAATTCAAGAGGAGCTTCAAAGTGCGTGTGTCCACCGAGACCTCCAGCCCTCTGTCACCACCTGCCGTGCCACCTCCCCCAGTCCCCGTGCTGCCAGGTGCAGCCCCCAGCCAGACAGAAAGCGTCCCCCCTCACCAGCTTCTGCAAAGGGAGAGCTCAGTGGGGTACCGTGTGCCAGGgggccccaggcccagcctcccacctctgccctccctccaggAGGTAGACTGCGGCTCCCCTAGCAGTTCAGAAGAGGAGGGGGCGCCGGGGTCCCAGGGAAGCCCAGCGACCTCCCCTGGCCTGGGCCGCCGGCGGCCCCTGCTTCGGTCCATGAGCGCGGCCTTCTGCTCCCTGCTGGCGCCCGAGCGGCAGGTGGGCCGGGCCGCCGCGGCCCTGGTGCAGGACCGACACACGGCTGTGGGCCAGCTGGTACAGGACCTACTGACCCAGGTGCGGGCTGGCCCTGCGCCCCGGGAGCTGCAGGGGGTCCGAGAGGCACTAAGCCGGGCACGGGCCATGCTGAGCGCGGAGCTGGGCCCTGAGAAGCTGCTGCCTCCTGAGAGACTGG AACACACCTTGGAGAAGTCGCTGCATCGCTCCGTGCTCAAGCCTCTCCGGCCCATCCTGGCGGCCCGCCTGCGACGCCGGCTCTCCGCCAATGGCTCCCTGGGCCGCCTGGCCGAAGGCCTGCGCCTGGCCCGGGCCCAGGGCTCCGGAGCCTTTGGGGCTCACGTGAGCCTGCCCTCCCCGGCTGAGGTGGAGCAGGTTCGCCACAAGCTGCTGCAGCTGCTCCGGGCCTACTCGCCCAGCGCCCAGGTCAAGCGGCTCCTGCAGGCCTGCAAGCTGCTCTACACAGCGCTGAGGACCGAAGCGG GGGAGGCCGCGGGGGCAGATGAGTTCCTCCCACTGCTGAGCCTTGTCCTGGCCCAGTGCGACCTTCCCGAGCTGCTGCTGGAAGCTGAGTACATGTCGGAGCTGCTGGAGCCCACCCTGCTCACcggagagg GCGGTTACTACCTGACCAGCCTCTCCGCCAGCCTGGCCCTGCTGAGTGGCCTGGACCAGGCCCACAGCGCGCCCTtgagcccctcacaggagctgcaGCGCTCCCTCAGCCTCTGGGAGCAGCGCCGCCTGCCGGCCACCCACAGCCTCCAG TGCCTCCTCCGAGTAGCCCACCAGGACCCCAGCAGTGGCTGCACCTCCAAGACCCTGGCTGTGCCTCCAGGGGCCTCGATTGCCACCCTGAACCAGCTCTGTGCCACCAAGTTCCGAGTGACCCAGCCCGACACGTTTGGCCTGTTCCTGTACAAGGAGCAGGGCTACCACCGCCTGCCCCCCGGAGCCCTGGCCCACAGGCTCCCCGCAACCAGTTACCTTGTCTACCGCAGGGCAGAGCGGCCTGAGACCCAGGGGGCCTCGCCTGGGGCTACACTGGAGTTTGGCAGCGGGGAGCCAGAGGCGGGAGGCAGGGAGTTGGAGAAAGGGGGCCAGGGAGATGGGGACATCGGGGTCGAAGCCGGTCCTAGGGATAGCCAGGGAGAGTCTGACACCAGTGCTGAGAGGGCCAAAGCAGGGATGGGCCAGGCCAGGGGGGCCCCTGCTCAGCCGGGGGGGCCAGAGGCTGCGGGAAGCCAGGCAGCAGAGGAGTAG
- the RIN1 gene encoding ras and Rab interactor 1 isoform X2 encodes MESPGEPGAGPLGAPSLSNFAPGRPEREKPAEDPPYDVPGAGGRPAGGPQRPGRSVSLRERLLLTRPVWLQLRANAAAALHVLRTEPPGTFLVRKSNTRGCQALCVRLPEASGPSFVSSHYIQESPEGVSLEGSELMFPDLVQLICAYCHSRDILLLPLQLPRAICQAATHKELEAISHLGIEFWSSSLNTKAQLGPSEGQLLPRLKPRSPQELDQGTGAALCFFNPLFPGDLGPTKREKFKRSFKVRVSTETSSPLSPPAVPPPPVPVLPGAAPSQTESVPPHQLLQRESSVGYRVPGGPRPSLPPLPSLQEVDCGSPSSSEEEGAPGSQGSPATSPGLGRRRPLLRSMSAAFCSLLAPERQVGRAAAALVQDRHTAVGQLVQDLLTQVRAGPAPRELQGVREALSRARAMLSAELGPEKLLPPERLEHTLEKSLHRSVLKPLRPILAARLRRRLSANGSLGRLAEGLRLARAQGSGAFGAHVSLPSPAEVEQVRHKLLQLLRAYSPSAQVKRLLQACKLLYTALRTEAGEAAGADEFLPLLSLVLAQCDLPELLLEAEYMSELLEPTLLTGEGGYYLTSLSASLALLSGLDQAHSAPLSPSQELQRSLSLWEQRRLPATHSLQAWGTLHSRCVPGSPHL; translated from the exons ATGGAAAGCCCCGGGGAGCCAGGAGCTGGGCCTCTCGGAGCCCCCAGCCTGTCCAACTTCGCACCTGGGCGCCCGGAGAGAGAAAA GCCCGCGGAGGACCCCCCCTACGACGTGCCTGGAGCCGGCGGGCGGCCGGCGGGCGGGCCCCAGCGGCCGGGGCGCAGCGTGAGCCTGCGGGAGCGCCTGCTGCTCACGCGGCCGGTGTGGCTGCAGCTGCGGGCCAACGCCGCGGCCGCGCTGCACGTGCTGaggactgagccccccggg ACGTTTCTGGTGCGGAAATCCAACACTCGCGGGTGCCAAGCCCTGTGCGTGCGGCTGCCCGAAGCCAGCGGCCCCTCCTTTGTCTCCAGCCACTACATCCAGGAGAGCCCTGAGG GCGTCTCCTTGGAGGGCTCAGAGCTCATGTTCCCAGACCTGGTCCAGCTCATCTGCGCCTACTGCCACAGCCG ggaCATCCTCCTCCTCCCGCTCCAGCTCCCCAGAGCCATCTGCCAGGCAGCCACCCACAAGGAACTGGAAGCCATCTCCCATCTGGGCATTG AGTTCTGGAGCTCCTCCCTCAACACCAAGGCCCAGCTGGGCCCGTCTGAAGGCCAGCTGCTGCCCCGGCTGAAGCCCCGGTCCCCACAAGAGCTGGACCAGGGCACAGGAGCCGCCCTGTGCTTCTTCAATCCCCTGTTCCCAGGGGACCTGGGCCCCACCAAGCGGGAAAAATTCAAGAGGAGCTTCAAAGTGCGTGTGTCCACCGAGACCTCCAGCCCTCTGTCACCACCTGCCGTGCCACCTCCCCCAGTCCCCGTGCTGCCAGGTGCAGCCCCCAGCCAGACAGAAAGCGTCCCCCCTCACCAGCTTCTGCAAAGGGAGAGCTCAGTGGGGTACCGTGTGCCAGGgggccccaggcccagcctcccacctctgccctccctccaggAGGTAGACTGCGGCTCCCCTAGCAGTTCAGAAGAGGAGGGGGCGCCGGGGTCCCAGGGAAGCCCAGCGACCTCCCCTGGCCTGGGCCGCCGGCGGCCCCTGCTTCGGTCCATGAGCGCGGCCTTCTGCTCCCTGCTGGCGCCCGAGCGGCAGGTGGGCCGGGCCGCCGCGGCCCTGGTGCAGGACCGACACACGGCTGTGGGCCAGCTGGTACAGGACCTACTGACCCAGGTGCGGGCTGGCCCTGCGCCCCGGGAGCTGCAGGGGGTCCGAGAGGCACTAAGCCGGGCACGGGCCATGCTGAGCGCGGAGCTGGGCCCTGAGAAGCTGCTGCCTCCTGAGAGACTGG AACACACCTTGGAGAAGTCGCTGCATCGCTCCGTGCTCAAGCCTCTCCGGCCCATCCTGGCGGCCCGCCTGCGACGCCGGCTCTCCGCCAATGGCTCCCTGGGCCGCCTGGCCGAAGGCCTGCGCCTGGCCCGGGCCCAGGGCTCCGGAGCCTTTGGGGCTCACGTGAGCCTGCCCTCCCCGGCTGAGGTGGAGCAGGTTCGCCACAAGCTGCTGCAGCTGCTCCGGGCCTACTCGCCCAGCGCCCAGGTCAAGCGGCTCCTGCAGGCCTGCAAGCTGCTCTACACAGCGCTGAGGACCGAAGCGG GGGAGGCCGCGGGGGCAGATGAGTTCCTCCCACTGCTGAGCCTTGTCCTGGCCCAGTGCGACCTTCCCGAGCTGCTGCTGGAAGCTGAGTACATGTCGGAGCTGCTGGAGCCCACCCTGCTCACcggagagg GCGGTTACTACCTGACCAGCCTCTCCGCCAGCCTGGCCCTGCTGAGTGGCCTGGACCAGGCCCACAGCGCGCCCTtgagcccctcacaggagctgcaGCGCTCCCTCAGCCTCTGGGAGCAGCGCCGCCTGCCGGCCACCCACAGCCTCCAG GCGTGGGGCACCTTACATAGCCGCTGTGTGCCCGGCTCTCCTCACCTATAA